The Deinococcus sp. Marseille-Q6407 genome has a segment encoding these proteins:
- a CDS encoding S-4TM family putative pore-forming effector: MMPYLRGREFWEPTLENIEERQNQRNFLRLRAAIYKTYSTPKTVFTIVFYLTLILAVVTIANALFALKWDTVIACMGGCLILVELLYRSLLSSQLNRGAILGDMYDLELYGVPLPPQRVNEQISIHEIVDLSRGIELMPFINWYTSSSRFPREKQVFICQFTNASWDFYLRRSLQYWTLLGVIFYLLILAIVPLYMDLYFREALIKVFIPGLPFALLLLNLYIDSREAVAKLQGLKNNTEQAIRAPSLNSPKELIYANQENLFRHRQSAFPIPNIIHNLLKQKTKSQVDECLNALAEKSL, encoded by the coding sequence ATGATGCCATATCTGCGTGGAAGGGAGTTCTGGGAGCCGACTTTGGAGAATATTGAGGAGCGGCAAAATCAACGAAATTTCCTACGTCTTCGTGCCGCTATTTATAAAACCTACAGTACGCCAAAAACTGTATTCACCATCGTATTCTATTTAACTTTAATCCTGGCAGTAGTTACTATTGCTAATGCTCTGTTTGCTCTGAAATGGGACACTGTAATCGCTTGTATGGGCGGGTGCTTGATATTAGTTGAGCTTCTGTACCGCTCTTTATTATCGTCCCAGCTCAACAGGGGAGCAATACTGGGAGATATGTATGACTTGGAACTCTACGGTGTCCCGTTGCCGCCTCAAAGAGTGAATGAGCAAATTTCAATACATGAGATAGTAGACTTATCCCGTGGAATCGAACTAATGCCTTTTATAAACTGGTATACGAGTTCGAGCCGCTTCCCACGGGAGAAACAAGTTTTTATATGTCAATTTACTAATGCTTCTTGGGATTTCTACTTGCGACGCAGTTTGCAATACTGGACTTTGCTTGGAGTAATTTTTTATCTTTTAATCTTGGCCATCGTTCCTTTATATATGGATTTATATTTTCGAGAAGCTCTGATTAAAGTATTTATCCCTGGGCTTCCCTTTGCTCTATTACTCCTAAATCTGTATATAGACAGTCGAGAGGCAGTAGCTAAGCTACAGGGCCTTAAGAATAATACTGAGCAGGCTATACGCGCTCCCTCATTGAATAGCCCCAAAGAACTAATTTATGCTAATCAGGAAAACCTTTTTAGGCATCGACAGTCTGCGTTTCCTATTCCAAATATTATACATAATTTACTAAAGCAAAAGACAAAATCTCAAGTGGATGAATGTTTGAATGCTCTAGCAGAGAAATCGTTATGA